One genomic segment of Ricinus communis isolate WT05 ecotype wild-type chromosome 5, ASM1957865v1, whole genome shotgun sequence includes these proteins:
- the LOC8286256 gene encoding cyclin-dependent kinase E-1, with translation MGDGNTSNTNRGITSNSNTNEKPEWLQQYNLIGKIGEGTYGLVFLAKTKSPANRGKSIAIKKFKQSKDGDGVSPTAIREIMLLREISHENVVKLVNVHINHADMSLYLAFDYAEHDLYEIIRHHRDKGPHGINQYTVKSLLWQLLNGLNYLHSNWIIHRDLKPSNILVMGEGDEHGVVKIADFGLARIYQAPLKPLSDNGVVVTIWYRAPELLLGAKHYTSAVDMWAVGCIFAELLTLKPLFQGAEAKSMPNPFQLDQLDKIFKVLGHPTLEKWPTLANLPHWQSDLQHIQAHKYENTGLHNVVHLSPKGPPFDLLSKMLEYDPRKRITAAQALEHEYFRIEPLPGCNALVPSQPGEKVINYPTRPVDTNTDFEGTTSLQPPQTVSSGNAVSGGIAGGHGVAGRSAPRPMPMGMQRMQPQAMAAYNIASQAGMGGGMNPAGIPMTRGVAAQPHQQHLRRKDPPGLGTGYPQQKSRRQ, from the coding sequence ATGGGAGATGGCAACACTAGCAACACCAATAGAGGCATCACAAGTAACAGCAACACCAATGAGAAGCCAGAGTGGCTGCAACAGTATAATTTGATTGGCAAGATTGGTGAAGGTACTTATGGTCTCGTATTCCTGGCAAAGACCAAGTCTCCTGCTAATCGTGGAAAATCCATTGCcatcaagaaattcaagcagTCTAAGGATGGAGATGGCGTCTCCCCCACTGCTATCcgtgaaatcatgttgcttcgGGAGATTTCTCATGAAAATGTTGTGAAGCTTGTTAATGTACACATTAATCATGCTGATATGTCACTATATCTAGCTTTTGATTATGCTGAACATGAtctttatgaaattattagacATCACAGAGATAAGGGTCCCCATGGTATCAATCAGTATACTGTGAAATCATTGCTGTGGCAGCTGCTCAATGGACTGAACTATCTTCACAGTAATTGGATAATACATCGAGATCTGAAGCCATCAAATATCCTGGTTATGGGTGAGGGAGATGAACATGGGGTTGTCAAGATTGCTGATTTTGGACTTGCAAGGATATACCAAGCTCCCTTGAAGCCCTTATCTGATAACGGTGTCGTGGTAACGATTTGGTATCGTGCGCCTGAATTGCTTCTTGGAGCAAAGCACTATACGAGTGCTGTTGATATGTGGGCTGTGGGGTGCATTTTTGCTGAACTTTTGACTTTGAAGCCACTTTTTCAAGGGGCAGAAGCCAAATCCATGCCAAATCCCTTCCAGCTTGATCAACTTGACAAGATTTTTAAGGTCCTAGGCCATCCTACGCTTGAGAAGTGGCCAACTCTTGCAAACCTtccacactggcaatccgATCTGCAGCATATCCAAGCACACAAGTACGAGAATACGGGACTGCATAATGTTGTGCATCTCTCTCCAAAAGGTCCTCCATTTGATCTCCTATCTAAGATGCTTGAATACGATCCTCGAAAGCGAATAACAGCTGCACAAGCTCTAGAGCATGAGTATTTTCGGATTGAACCTCTACCAGGGTGCAATGCCTTGGTGCCCTCTCAACCTGGAGAGAAAGTGATCAATTATCCTACTCGTCCAGTAGACACAAATACAGATTTTGAAGGAACTACTAGTCTACAGCCTCCACAAACAGTATCATCTGGAAATGCAGTTTCTGGAGGTATTGCTGGCGGTCATGGAGTGGCAGGCAGATCTGCTCCTCGACCAATGCCTATGGGCATGCAGAGAATGCAACCTCAGGCTATGGCTGCTTATAATATTGCATCTCAGGCAGGAATGGGTGGCGGAATGAATCCAGCTGGCATACCAATGACAAGGGGTGTTGCTGCCCAGCCCCATCAGCAGCATCTTCGAAGGAAAGATCCACCAGGATTGGGGACTGGATATCCTCAACAGAAATCCAGGCGCCAATAG